In Nitrosophilus labii, the following proteins share a genomic window:
- a CDS encoding NADH-quinone oxidoreductase subunit G, translated as MIKFYIDGREVTAKKGETILQVARREGIYIPTMCYLPKVKPIESCRLCVVEVEGVEGFVLSCQTPPTPDIKVKTNSAELFTHRQNIMKLYDVNHPLECGVCDKSGECDLQNKTLEFMVNSQEFTAKDQNRKIKDWNYIQYDPYLCILCEKCVHVCNEVIGDDAIEIEYGGYKSQIIPKDAPTLDCTFCGECIAVCPVGALISKDFQYTSNAWELNRVPAACAHCSAACHLYYEIKHTSTDNPEPKIYRVKNEFEFANLCGAGRFGFDFENRAKKDENAFKNALTAFKKADTIKFNSIITNEEALILQKLKNRFGLKLINNEAKAYQKFLKKYSEFSGRTLYSADLEDIRNSDFIIIFGSMVATDNPAVRYAMTFSNRKRNSEIINFHPMEDELLKNVVTKFVRYEVGTEEGVMAMLANALLSKEDKENIDKEWFEDLDIGYLSAESNVGEEEIEDVLKRLTRKRRVRAKKSTLILGEDLYTHPRAENIARLAGLIDRFTDFDVMIIPSKTNTLGVSLICDLDEEEGDFVIGYNTDGDFVLSALGDGDLDMPALNQQEGTFTNIDKRVVPTNVALPYEGYVLNDIARALGVSDKDYTIEFTKELPKEKGFKAIDFDELPNHFTNAGQEERGYILESNKVAISREKVEEIEELPEFNGVVIYRCEPVLQFSPFTAKTHQLNFSSELVGSKQFSIAAKLKDGDEVVVKTSFGDLKRVFRIDTSLKGTIGLLETFDMGLSYFDILSDYRYQVIKIEKASGQ; from the coding sequence ATGATAAAGTTTTATATTGACGGACGTGAAGTGACAGCTAAAAAAGGCGAAACTATACTTCAAGTTGCTAGAAGAGAGGGGATATATATCCCAACAATGTGTTATTTGCCTAAAGTTAAGCCGATCGAATCTTGCCGTCTCTGCGTTGTGGAAGTAGAAGGTGTAGAGGGATTTGTTCTTAGCTGTCAAACACCTCCAACACCAGATATTAAAGTAAAAACAAATTCTGCAGAGCTTTTTACTCATAGACAAAATATCATGAAACTATATGATGTAAATCATCCGCTTGAGTGTGGGGTTTGTGATAAAAGCGGTGAGTGTGACCTTCAAAATAAAACTCTTGAGTTTATGGTGAACTCTCAAGAATTCACTGCAAAAGATCAAAATAGAAAGATAAAAGATTGGAACTATATTCAATATGATCCTTATTTATGTATTTTGTGTGAAAAGTGTGTTCATGTTTGTAATGAAGTAATAGGTGATGATGCAATTGAGATAGAATACGGCGGATACAAATCTCAGATAATTCCAAAAGATGCACCTACACTTGATTGTACTTTTTGCGGTGAGTGCATCGCTGTCTGCCCTGTTGGTGCATTGATAAGTAAAGATTTTCAATATACTTCTAATGCCTGGGAGTTAAACAGAGTTCCGGCAGCTTGTGCCCACTGTAGCGCTGCTTGTCATCTCTATTATGAAATTAAACACACATCTACTGACAATCCAGAACCTAAGATCTACAGAGTAAAAAATGAGTTTGAATTTGCAAATCTTTGTGGTGCCGGTAGGTTTGGATTTGATTTTGAAAACAGGGCAAAAAAAGATGAAAATGCCTTTAAAAATGCGCTTACAGCTTTCAAAAAAGCTGATACAATAAAATTTAACTCTATTATTACAAATGAAGAGGCTTTGATACTTCAAAAATTGAAAAACAGATTTGGATTAAAACTTATAAATAACGAAGCAAAAGCGTATCAAAAGTTTTTGAAAAAATATAGCGAGTTTAGTGGTAGAACTCTTTACTCTGCAGATTTGGAAGATATAAGAAATAGTGATTTTATAATAATTTTTGGGTCTATGGTGGCAACCGATAATCCAGCCGTTAGATATGCTATGACATTTTCAAATAGAAAAAGAAACAGTGAAATAATAAATTTTCATCCTATGGAAGATGAGCTATTAAAAAATGTTGTTACTAAGTTTGTAAGATATGAAGTTGGAACAGAAGAAGGCGTTATGGCAATGTTGGCTAACGCTCTTCTTTCTAAAGAAGATAAAGAAAATATTGATAAAGAGTGGTTTGAAGATTTAGATATAGGATATCTTAGTGCTGAGAGTAATGTAGGGGAAGAAGAGATAGAGGATGTTCTAAAGAGGCTTACAAGAAAGAGAAGAGTAAGAGCAAAGAAGTCGACTCTTATATTAGGCGAGGATTTATACACACATCCTAGGGCTGAGAATATAGCTAGATTAGCTGGGTTGATAGATAGGTTTACAGATTTTGATGTGATGATTATACCTTCTAAGACAAATACACTTGGAGTTTCGTTGATATGTGATTTGGATGAGGAAGAGGGAGATTTTGTTATAGGTTATAACACAGACGGTGATTTTGTATTGAGTGCGTTGGGTGATGGCGATTTGGATATGCCGGCACTCAATCAACAGGAGGGTACATTTACAAATATTGACAAGAGGGTTGTACCTACAAATGTTGCGTTACCGTACGAAGGGTACGTGCTTAATGATATAGCTAGGGCTTTGGGGGTTAGCGATAAGGATTATACGATAGAGTTTACAAAAGAGCTACCTAAAGAGAAGGGTTTTAAAGCTATAGATTTTGATGAGTTGCCGAATCATTTTACAAATGCCGGTCAAGAGGAGAGAGGTTATATATTAGAGTCAAATAAGGTGGCAATTAGTAGGGAGAAAGTTGAGGAGATAGAGGAGTTGCCTGAGTTTAACGGTGTTGTGATATATAGATGTGAACCAGTATTACAATTTAGCCCATTCACCGCCAAAACACACCAGCTAAACTTCTCTTCCGAGCTAGTAGGTTCCAAACAGTTTTCTATTGCTGCTAAACTGAAAGATGGCGATGAAGTAGTTGTAAAAACTTCTTTTGGAGACCTAAAAAGGGTGTTTAGAATTGACACAAGCCTTAAAGGAACTATAGGTCTTTTAGAAACTTTTGATATGGGATTAAGCTACTTTGATATACTATCGGATTATCGATACCAAGTGATAAAAATTGAAAAAGCGAGCGGACAATGA
- a CDS encoding NADH-quinone oxidoreductase subunit G, which produces MSEKIKIIIDGKECETRDGEFILNVARANDIFIPAICYLTGCSPTLACRLCLVEADGKQVYACNAKAKDGMNVVTVTENIIKERRAIMEVYDVNHPLECGVCDQSGECELQNYTLEMGVDEQHYAIRDTNRPIKDWNFIHYDASLCIVCERCVTVCKDLIGDSALKTVPRGGDKLPKELKNEMPKDAYAMWNKLQKSIIGAVAGEELDCTWCGECIAVCPVGALVSKDYMYTTNSWELNKIPASCAHCSATCHLFYETKHTSINNPEPKLYRVTNEFHYQPLCGAGRFGFDFENRAKKDEKAFENAINAFKKADTIKFDSYITNEEALILQKLKEKHGYKLINQDALNYKKFLNTYSKFSGSSLYSADVKNVHESNFVVSIGSQLKSDNPRVRFAYNNAVKMNKGGGIYFHPLKDSVIESLGKSVVPVYHKPLKEEAALYLILEMFADKEKLPKKISSYLESFHTQIDKEIEETIKEKVTQKVKKKVKDEETGEEKEIEVEETKIVPKKVKKTIKVDHTKLLDMLDAPSNFMDKLEKVLSKREKSTLILGEDLYTHPRAENIARLAGLIDRFTDFDVMIIPSKTNTLGVSLICDLDEEEGDFVIGYNTDGDFVLSALGDGDLDMPALNQQEGTFTNIDKRVVPTNVALPYEGYVLNDIARALGVSDKDYTIEFTKELPKEKGFKAIDFDELPNHFTNAGQEERGYILESNKVAISREKVEEIEELPEFNGVVIYRCEPVLQFSPFTAKTHQLKECGGLYASETFMKEFELNEGDKVKIQKENNTITLEVKLDDKIGSGAYIPTFDKKIDAGKIFGNGYRFTEVNIEKV; this is translated from the coding sequence ATGAGTGAGAAAATAAAGATAATTATAGACGGCAAAGAGTGTGAAACTCGTGATGGTGAGTTTATACTAAATGTTGCGAGAGCTAACGATATTTTTATTCCAGCTATATGCTATTTGACAGGTTGTTCGCCTACACTTGCTTGTAGATTGTGTCTTGTCGAGGCTGACGGCAAACAGGTATATGCTTGTAACGCTAAAGCCAAAGATGGGATGAATGTGGTTACCGTAACTGAAAATATTATAAAAGAGCGACGAGCGATTATGGAGGTTTATGACGTAAACCATCCATTGGAGTGCGGTGTTTGTGATCAAAGCGGTGAATGTGAGCTACAAAACTACACTTTAGAAATGGGTGTAGATGAACAACACTATGCCATCAGAGATACCAACAGACCTATTAAAGATTGGAATTTTATACATTATGACGCTTCGCTTTGTATTGTTTGTGAAAGGTGTGTAACTGTATGTAAAGACCTAATAGGTGATTCTGCGCTAAAAACCGTACCAAGAGGCGGAGACAAGCTTCCTAAAGAGCTCAAAAATGAGATGCCAAAAGATGCCTATGCAATGTGGAACAAGCTTCAAAAATCGATAATAGGTGCTGTTGCTGGAGAAGAGCTCGATTGTACATGGTGCGGTGAGTGTATTGCTGTTTGTCCGGTTGGTGCTTTAGTTAGTAAAGATTATATGTACACTACAAATTCTTGGGAACTTAACAAAATTCCAGCTTCTTGTGCACACTGTAGTGCTACATGCCATCTGTTTTATGAAACAAAACATACGTCAATTAACAATCCAGAGCCTAAACTCTACAGAGTAACAAATGAATTTCATTATCAGCCTTTATGTGGTGCAGGTAGATTTGGATTTGATTTTGAAAATAGAGCAAAAAAAGATGAAAAAGCATTTGAAAATGCGATAAACGCTTTCAAAAAAGCTGATACTATAAAATTTGACTCATATATAACAAATGAAGAGGCTTTGATACTACAAAAATTAAAAGAGAAGCATGGTTATAAACTTATAAATCAAGATGCGTTAAACTATAAAAAATTTTTAAACACATATTCAAAATTTAGCGGTTCGTCTTTATATAGCGCAGATGTTAAAAATGTACACGAATCCAATTTTGTAGTATCTATTGGAAGTCAACTTAAAAGCGACAATCCAAGAGTAAGATTTGCCTACAACAATGCTGTTAAAATGAACAAAGGAGGGGGTATATATTTTCACCCACTAAAAGATTCTGTGATAGAGTCTCTTGGTAAGAGTGTAGTTCCAGTATATCATAAACCTTTAAAGGAGGAAGCGGCTCTATATCTTATTTTGGAAATGTTCGCAGATAAAGAGAAACTTCCTAAAAAGATCTCCTCATATCTTGAATCTTTTCACACCCAAATAGATAAAGAGATTGAAGAGACAATCAAAGAGAAAGTAACGCAAAAAGTCAAAAAGAAAGTGAAAGATGAAGAGACTGGAGAAGAGAAAGAGATAGAAGTTGAAGAGACAAAAATAGTTCCAAAAAAAGTTAAGAAAACTATCAAAGTTGATCATACAAAACTTTTGGATATGCTTGATGCACCGTCAAATTTTATGGATAAGTTGGAAAAAGTTTTATCAAAAAGAGAGAAGTCGACTCTTATATTAGGCGAGGATTTATACACACATCCTAGGGCTGAGAATATAGCTAGATTAGCTGGGTTGATAGATAGGTTTACAGATTTTGATGTGATGATTATACCTTCTAAGACAAATACACTTGGAGTTTCGTTGATATGTGATTTGGATGAGGAAGAGGGAGATTTTGTTATAGGTTATAACACAGACGGTGATTTTGTATTGAGTGCGTTGGGTGATGGCGATTTGGATATGCCGGCACTCAATCAACAGGAGGGTACATTTACAAATATTGACAAGAGGGTTGTACCTACAAATGTTGCGTTACCGTACGAAGGGTACGTGCTTAATGATATAGCTAGGGCTTTGGGGGTTAGCGATAAGGATTATACGATAGAGTTTACAAAAGAGCTACCTAAAGAGAAGGGTTTTAAAGCTATAGATTTTGATGAGTTGCCGAATCATTTTACAAATGCCGGTCAAGAGGAGAGAGGTTATATATTAGAGTCAAATAAGGTGGCAATTAGTAGGGAGAAAGTTGAGGAGATAGAGGAGTTGCCTGAGTTTAACGGTGTTGTGATATATAGATGTGAACCAGTATTACAATTTAGCCCATTCACCGCCAAAACACACCAGCTAAAAGAGTGTGGAGGATTGTATGCAAGCGAAACATTTATGAAAGAATTTGAGCTAAATGAGGGCGATAAAGTTAAAATTCAAAAAGAAAACAATACCATTACATTAGAAGTTAAACTTGATGATAAAATAGGTAGTGGAGCATATATACCTACCTTTGATAAAAAGATAGATGCCGGAAAAATCTTCGGCAATGGATATAGATTTACTGAAGTAAACATTGAAAAGGTGTAA
- the nuoH gene encoding NADH-quinone oxidoreductase subunit NuoH: protein MSGAFIIETIIKILIVLGLFSALAGFATYIERKVLAFMQRRLGPMHVGPYGILQVLADGIKLFTKEDFVPQNAVKSIFKIAPVITAATAFMAMAAIPMFPEFTIGGYTVRPIISDINVGLLYVLGVMAVGMYGPLLAGMASGNKWSLIGAARTTIQLLSFEVVTGLSVLAPLMMVGSLSLIDINNYQSGGMENWLIWSQPVAFVLFLIAGFAETNRTPFDLLEHEAEVVSGYATEYSGMRWGMFFIGEYANLFTVSFLVSIIFLGGFNDWGFIPGAIAILLKVFFFIFLFLWTRAAWPHIRPDQLMWLCWKVLMPVAVINIVITGIVLMI from the coding sequence ATGAGTGGTGCATTTATCATAGAGACAATTATCAAGATTTTAATAGTTTTGGGTCTATTTTCGGCTCTTGCAGGTTTTGCTACATACATTGAGCGTAAAGTCCTTGCTTTTATGCAAAGAAGGCTTGGACCAATGCATGTTGGACCTTATGGTATTTTACAGGTATTGGCAGATGGTATAAAACTCTTTACTAAAGAGGATTTTGTTCCACAAAATGCAGTAAAATCGATTTTTAAAATAGCACCTGTTATCACTGCTGCCACTGCATTTATGGCTATGGCCGCAATACCGATGTTCCCTGAGTTTACGATTGGTGGGTATACTGTTAGACCGATTATTTCAGATATAAATGTTGGACTTTTATATGTTTTAGGTGTTATGGCCGTAGGTATGTATGGGCCACTTTTAGCAGGTATGGCTTCTGGAAATAAATGGTCGTTGATAGGTGCGGCAAGGACAACAATCCAGCTGCTTAGCTTTGAAGTTGTTACGGGACTTTCAGTTCTCGCCCCACTAATGATGGTAGGATCGCTTTCATTGATCGATATAAACAACTATCAGTCAGGAGGAATGGAAAACTGGTTAATTTGGAGCCAGCCGGTAGCATTTGTGCTTTTCTTGATTGCTGGGTTTGCTGAGACAAACAGAACTCCTTTTGACCTTCTAGAACATGAAGCGGAAGTAGTTTCTGGTTATGCAACAGAGTATTCTGGAATGAGATGGGGTATGTTCTTTATTGGAGAATATGCAAACCTTTTTACAGTATCATTCTTAGTTAGTATAATCTTTTTAGGCGGTTTTAACGATTGGGGATTTATACCTGGAGCGATTGCGATACTTTTAAAAGTATTTTTCTTTATATTTTTGTTCTTATGGACAAGAGCGGCTTGGCCTCATATCAGACCAGATCAATTAATGTGGTTATGTTGGAAAGTTTTGATGCCAGTTGCGGTTATCAATATAGTAATTACCGGTATCGTTTTGATGATATGA
- the nuoI gene encoding NADH-quinone oxidoreductase subunit NuoI — MSLEQFKNRYVGSQNYKLIEIEEYPATPWEKFKRVVKRTFKTELFVGLKIVFMEMVRFNIHTIQYPKEKIPIGPRYRAIHKLLRLLESGNERCIGCGLCEKICIAKCIRIDTKIDENGRKVPTEYTINFGRCIFCGYCAEVCPELAIVHGPDYENASDQRAHFALKEDMLTPIDKLKEQKEYQGFGAPTPEADKLIKKTPLAY; from the coding sequence ATGAGTTTAGAACAGTTTAAAAACAGATATGTTGGATCACAAAATTACAAGCTTATAGAGATAGAAGAATATCCAGCAACACCATGGGAAAAGTTTAAAAGAGTAGTAAAAAGAACATTTAAAACCGAGTTGTTTGTAGGTCTAAAAATTGTATTCATGGAGATGGTTAGGTTTAATATCCATACAATACAATATCCAAAAGAGAAAATTCCTATTGGACCAAGATATAGAGCTATTCATAAACTATTAAGACTTCTTGAAAGCGGTAATGAAAGATGTATCGGTTGTGGATTGTGTGAAAAAATTTGTATAGCAAAATGTATAAGAATAGATACTAAAATAGATGAAAATGGAAGGAAAGTTCCGACCGAATATACTATTAATTTCGGAAGATGTATATTTTGCGGATATTGTGCTGAAGTATGTCCCGAATTAGCAATAGTACATGGTCCAGATTATGAAAATGCCAGTGATCAAAGAGCTCATTTTGCTTTGAAAGAGGATATGCTTACTCCAATAGATAAATTAAAAGAGCAGAAAGAGTATCAAGGTTTTGGAGCACCGACCCCGGAAGCAGATAAGCTTATCAAAAAAACACCATTAGCCTATTAA
- a CDS encoding NADH-quinone oxidoreductase subunit J, with the protein MIEAIAFYTFAALTIAMFTITVMSKNALYAMSALVAGMIFISGFFFLLDADFLGVVQIIVYTGAVMALYAFGMMFFDSAKDVKENNTSNKVVFLLSGMAALLLVVIFVAPIISDKVHALYPMKDGIGNAEAVGIVLFTKYLVPFEVAAVMLLVAMISGIIMASKRMDESLTLKDDDEIQEKAVQ; encoded by the coding sequence ATGATAGAAGCTATTGCATTTTATACATTTGCAGCTTTGACTATAGCAATGTTTACAATCACTGTGATGAGTAAGAACGCATTATATGCAATGAGTGCGTTGGTGGCTGGAATGATTTTTATTTCAGGATTCTTTTTTCTTCTTGATGCAGATTTCTTAGGTGTTGTTCAGATCATCGTTTACACTGGTGCAGTAATGGCTTTATATGCATTTGGAATGATGTTTTTTGATAGTGCTAAAGATGTAAAAGAGAATAATACAAGTAATAAAGTAGTATTTCTGTTAAGTGGAATGGCAGCGCTTTTACTTGTCGTAATATTTGTTGCACCGATCATTTCAGACAAGGTTCATGCACTATATCCTATGAAAGATGGAATTGGAAATGCCGAAGCTGTTGGTATTGTTTTATTTACTAAATATCTAGTTCCATTTGAAGTTGCAGCAGTTATGCTTTTGGTTGCAATGATTTCTGGAATTATTATGGCAAGTAAAAGAATGGATGAAAGCTTAACGCTTAAAGATGATGACGAAATTCAAGAAAAGGCAGTGCAATGA
- the nuoK gene encoding NADH-quinone oxidoreductase subunit NuoK, which translates to MITLSHYLVLSAILFCIGLVGILRRKNLLMLFFATEMLLNAVNIGFAAISKFYMDLTGQLFAFFIIAIAASEVAVGLGLLIIWYKRVGSIDLDTMQSMHG; encoded by the coding sequence ATGATAACACTAAGTCACTATTTGGTATTATCGGCTATACTTTTTTGTATAGGCTTAGTTGGAATCTTAAGAAGAAAGAACTTATTAATGTTATTTTTTGCGACTGAGATGCTATTAAATGCCGTAAATATTGGCTTTGCTGCAATTTCTAAATTTTATATGGATTTGACTGGTCAGCTTTTTGCTTTTTTTATTATCGCTATTGCGGCTAGTGAGGTGGCCGTAGGGCTTGGTTTACTGATAATTTGGTATAAAAGAGTTGGAAGCATCGATCTTGATACGATGCAATCAATGCACGGTTAA
- the nuoL gene encoding NADH-quinone oxidoreductase subunit L has translation MEKYLYLALFSPLVGSLFAAMFGAQPKKLFTGIVASALLFVSLFSSLYLLSYVTSTGNIIHVKLFDWINVGGLDIPFGFIVDQVSVIMMVTVTTVSALVHVYSIGYMKYDEGFNRFFSYLSAFVFSMMILVMSDNFAGLFIGWEGVGLCSWLLVGFWYKKPDVTRDINPSISPSWAANEAFIMNRIADLGMLIGIFLIYWNTGSLQYDVVFKDVSALNIGLVSLIGIFLFIGAMGKSAQFPLHTWLADAMEGPTPVSALIHAATMVTAGVYLVIRANPIYSTIPDVGLLIATIGAFVAVFAASMALVNQDLKRIIAYSTLSQLGYMFVAAGLGAYWIALFHLMTHAFFKALLFLGAGNVMHAMDDELNIFKMGGLAKTMKWTAIMMIIASLALAGIYPFAGFFSKDKILEVAFDSEHYLLWFMLWLGAGMTAFYSFRLVMLVFFGEERYKKYGFHPHEAYWYMLVAMLPLAILAIISGFFEESFEHFVTMLLPEYHFNVHGITVVALIGITTMIALSGIGFAVYKYSRGGFSEKWKETFIYKLLINQYYIPIIYEKVFSKPYAELSRIAWKELDLRVVDATVDFIANVIYKSGFKGRVVQSGNLSSMLKWMVIGLIALLVLAIVYSPVR, from the coding sequence ATGGAAAAATATCTATATCTTGCACTGTTTTCACCATTAGTAGGATCACTTTTTGCAGCTATGTTCGGTGCTCAGCCTAAAAAGCTGTTTACCGGAATTGTAGCTTCAGCACTACTATTTGTTTCACTATTTAGTTCACTCTATTTGCTTAGCTATGTTACATCAACAGGAAATATTATCCATGTCAAACTTTTTGACTGGATTAATGTCGGCGGGCTTGATATACCATTTGGCTTTATAGTAGATCAAGTATCAGTTATTATGATGGTTACTGTTACTACCGTTTCGGCTCTTGTACATGTCTATTCTATAGGTTATATGAAATATGACGAAGGTTTTAATAGATTTTTCTCTTATCTTTCAGCCTTTGTTTTCTCTATGATGATTCTTGTTATGAGTGACAATTTTGCAGGTCTATTTATAGGTTGGGAGGGCGTTGGTCTCTGTTCTTGGTTACTAGTTGGTTTTTGGTACAAAAAGCCAGATGTTACAAGAGATATTAACCCTTCTATAAGTCCTTCATGGGCAGCTAATGAAGCTTTTATAATGAACAGAATAGCAGATCTTGGAATGCTTATCGGTATCTTCTTAATCTATTGGAATACAGGTTCGTTACAGTATGATGTAGTATTTAAAGATGTTTCAGCGTTAAATATCGGTTTAGTTAGTTTAATAGGGATTTTCCTATTCATTGGTGCTATGGGAAAATCAGCGCAGTTCCCTCTTCATACTTGGCTTGCTGACGCTATGGAAGGACCTACGCCTGTATCGGCACTTATACATGCTGCTACAATGGTTACGGCCGGGGTATATTTGGTTATAAGAGCAAATCCAATTTATAGTACTATCCCAGACGTTGGTCTTCTTATAGCAACTATTGGTGCATTTGTTGCTGTTTTTGCTGCTTCAATGGCATTAGTTAACCAAGACCTAAAAAGAATAATTGCATATTCAACATTAAGCCAACTTGGTTATATGTTTGTAGCCGCAGGTTTAGGCGCATACTGGATTGCTCTATTTCACCTTATGACTCATGCATTTTTTAAAGCACTTCTTTTCTTGGGTGCTGGTAACGTAATGCATGCAATGGATGATGAACTTAACATATTTAAAATGGGCGGCCTTGCAAAAACAATGAAATGGACTGCTATTATGATGATCATAGCATCGCTTGCTCTAGCCGGAATATATCCATTTGCAGGATTTTTCTCTAAAGATAAAATATTAGAAGTTGCATTTGATTCAGAGCACTATTTACTATGGTTTATGTTGTGGCTTGGAGCCGGTATGACAGCATTTTACAGTTTTAGACTTGTAATGCTAGTGTTCTTTGGTGAAGAGAGATATAAAAAATATGGATTTCATCCTCATGAAGCTTATTGGTATATGTTAGTAGCTATGTTGCCTCTTGCAATTTTGGCAATTATATCTGGATTCTTTGAAGAGAGCTTTGAACATTTTGTTACTATGTTATTGCCTGAATACCACTTTAATGTTCACGGTATAACTGTTGTTGCTTTGATAGGTATAACTACTATGATTGCGCTATCGGGTATAGGCTTTGCTGTATATAAATATAGTAGAGGCGGCTTTAGCGAAAAATGGAAAGAGACTTTTATTTATAAATTATTGATAAATCAGTATTATATTCCTATTATCTATGAGAAAGTTTTCTCAAAGCCGTATGCTGAATTATCACGAATTGCGTGGAAAGAGTTGGATTTAAGAGTGGTTGATGCTACTGTTGATTTTATTGCAAACGTAATTTACAAATCTGGGTTTAAAGGTAGAGTTGTTCAAAGCGGTAACCTTTCAAGTATGCTTAAATGGATGGTTATTGGTCTTATTGCTCTACTAGTATTAGCTATAGTTTATAGTCCGGTAAGGTAA
- a CDS encoding NADH-quinone oxidoreductase subunit M — MSYILSVLVFFPALAGLLGFIVKKDSIRAYGITVAAIEFVLSLWLWLSFDSSNGGFQFVELIPLIPQFGINYYLGVDGISLFIVILSTFITLIGLISLTIENNLKNLIVSLLFLEMTMVGVFVSLDAVLFYIFWELSLVPMLYIIGYWGSELRIYASIKFFLYTFTGSLIMLVGMLYLAYSYYLATGTISFAITDWHKLILPYDTQIWLFVAFFIGLAIKVPMFPFHTWLPYAHGQAPTIGSVILAAVLLKMGTYGFVRLSLPIFPDASVAAIIPVAILSLIMIIYTAMVAYAQEDIKQVIAYSSISHMGVIVLGTFAMNVEGIAGSIFLMLSHGIVSGALFMLVGNIYDRRHTKLIKEFGGLASVMPKYATIFGIMLMASVGLPLTIGFVGEFLSLLGFYKVSPALTLLAGTSIILGAVYMLRVYKESFFGPLTNEKNKNLTDLNAKELTSLVPLVLVVVWLGVYPKPVLGPIDTSVKSLVELMEKKAITKEAKELFSTNRVELEAK, encoded by the coding sequence ATGAGTTATATTTTATCAGTATTGGTCTTTTTCCCGGCCCTTGCGGGGTTGTTAGGATTTATCGTTAAAAAAGATAGTATAAGAGCTTATGGTATTACCGTAGCGGCTATAGAGTTTGTGTTATCACTATGGCTATGGCTGAGTTTTGATAGCTCAAACGGCGGTTTTCAGTTTGTAGAGTTGATTCCATTGATTCCGCAGTTTGGCATAAATTATTATTTAGGTGTAGATGGTATATCGCTATTTATCGTTATATTGTCTACTTTTATAACATTAATAGGTTTGATTTCATTAACTATTGAAAATAATTTAAAAAATCTTATAGTCTCTCTTCTATTTTTAGAGATGACTATGGTTGGTGTTTTTGTTTCACTAGATGCGGTATTGTTTTATATCTTTTGGGAATTATCATTAGTTCCGATGTTGTATATTATCGGTTACTGGGGTAGTGAGCTTAGAATTTATGCATCAATTAAGTTTTTTCTATATACCTTTACCGGATCGTTAATAATGCTTGTAGGTATGTTATATCTTGCCTATTCATACTATTTAGCAACAGGAACCATAAGTTTTGCAATAACAGATTGGCATAAACTAATACTGCCTTACGATACTCAAATTTGGCTTTTTGTAGCATTTTTTATTGGATTGGCTATCAAAGTGCCAATGTTTCCGTTTCATACTTGGTTACCTTATGCACATGGTCAGGCACCGACTATAGGTTCAGTGATATTGGCAGCTGTACTTCTAAAAATGGGTACTTACGGATTTGTTAGATTGTCATTACCAATATTTCCTGATGCTTCAGTAGCGGCTATAATACCTGTGGCTATTCTTTCACTTATTATGATTATCTATACAGCTATGGTCGCTTATGCTCAAGAGGATATAAAGCAAGTAATCGCTTATAGCTCAATTTCCCACATGGGTGTTATTGTTTTAGGTACTTTTGCTATGAACGTAGAGGGTATTGCTGGTTCTATATTTTTAATGCTAAGCCATGGTATCGTAAGTGGTGCTCTGTTTATGCTGGTTGGAAATATATATGATAGAAGACATACTAAACTTATAAAAGAGTTTGGGGGGCTTGCTTCAGTTATGCCTAAATACGCCACTATATTTGGAATTATGCTAATGGCCTCTGTTGGACTTCCACTGACAATAGGATTTGTTGGAGAGTTCTTGAGTCTACTTGGATTTTATAAAGTCTCTCCTGCATTAACGTTATTAGCTGGAACTTCAATAATTTTAGGCGCTGTTTATATGCTTAGAGTCTATAAAGAGAGCTTTTTTGGTCCATTAACAAATGAAAAAAATAAAAACCTCACCGATTTAAACGCTAAAGAATTGACATCATTGGTTCCTTTAGTACTAGTAGTTGTTTGGTTAGGAGTATATCCTAAGCCTGTACTTGGTCCTATTGATACTAGTGTTAAAAGTCTTGTAGAATTGATGGAGAAAAAGGCAATAACAAAAGAAGCGAAAGAGTTGTTTAGCACAAATAGAGTAGAATTGGAGGCGAAATAA